The Xenorhabdus doucetiae genome has a window encoding:
- the rfaQ gene encoding putative lipopolysaccharide heptosyltransferase III produces MGKTSPRFKKILIIKLRHHGDTLLITPVVNTLKENFPGAKIDVLLYKETGPMLQNLTSVSHIFAIDRQWKKEGTKAYIAHHWCLLKQLRKRKYDLIINLADQWYSALVSKISGAPIRIAFDFPKRQNGLWKVCFSDLISTEGEESLHVVEQNLSILKPINLSNINFDVTMSYSEDDWHKVSNLLRVGGIHHKYIVIHPASRWFFKCWNDGKMSEIIHALQADGHSIVVTSGPESREKEMVEKILSACNQENVISLAGQLTLPQLGALIAHAKLFIGVDSVPMHMAAALKTPCIALFGPSKLVFWRPWQVNGEVIWAGNYGKLPDPDDIDTKTETRYLDLIPTDVVITAARRYLS; encoded by the coding sequence ATGGGCAAAACATCCCCTCGATTTAAAAAGATCCTGATCATAAAACTAAGACATCATGGTGATACATTGCTTATCACGCCAGTTGTGAATACGTTGAAAGAAAATTTTCCTGGCGCTAAAATTGATGTTTTACTGTACAAAGAAACAGGGCCAATGTTACAGAATCTCACTTCCGTATCTCATATTTTTGCCATAGATAGACAGTGGAAAAAGGAAGGAACGAAAGCGTATATCGCCCATCATTGGTGTTTGTTGAAGCAATTAAGAAAAAGAAAATATGATCTCATCATTAACCTTGCTGATCAGTGGTACAGCGCTTTGGTATCTAAGATTTCTGGGGCCCCAATCCGTATTGCCTTTGATTTTCCCAAACGACAAAACGGGTTATGGAAAGTTTGTTTTAGTGACTTGATTTCTACGGAAGGTGAAGAATCTCTACATGTTGTTGAGCAAAATCTATCAATACTGAAACCGATTAACCTTTCCAATATCAATTTTGATGTAACGATGAGTTATAGTGAAGATGATTGGCATAAGGTATCAAATCTTTTGCGTGTCGGTGGGATTCATCACAAGTATATTGTTATCCATCCGGCATCACGCTGGTTTTTCAAGTGCTGGAATGATGGGAAGATGAGTGAAATCATTCACGCTTTGCAAGCAGACGGACATTCAATTGTCGTTACATCAGGGCCTGAGTCACGGGAAAAAGAGATGGTGGAGAAAATTTTATCCGCCTGTAATCAGGAAAATGTTATCTCTTTAGCGGGTCAACTCACATTACCCCAACTTGGGGCTTTGATTGCCCATGCTAAGTTGTTTATTGGGGTTGATTCTGTTCCTATGCATATGGCTGCTGCCTTGAAAACACCTTGTATTGCATTATTTGGGCCTTCTAAATTAGTTTTCTGGCGTCCATGGCAGGTTAATGGGGAAGTGATTTGGGCGGGGAATTACGGTAAATTACCTGATCCTGATGATATTGATACCAAAACAGAGACTCGTTATTTGGATCTTATCCCTACTGATGTTGTGATTACTGCTGCCCGGAGATATTTATCATGA
- a CDS encoding glycosyltransferase, translating to MKGHILFIIDGLPGGGAENVTIRLCSGLQQKGFDITLLSLSDKCDYPIPNHVELIINTDEYRGPFRRQTEIVRRAKSMDKILSKVFLQKGKPVLVISNLHKTDRIVAKSKTLANLNVWFCIHGIFSKSYLENKTGLSRWIKKWKIRQVYRNRNLICVSDAVGLDLKENLSLAPRNMVTIYNPFNLTEIKTHSLENNPYSGENYFLHLGRFHSVKRHDRLLEAFAMAALPCKLLIAGQGDENTVRIIKQKIAELGLQSKVFLIGFLANPLPIIREAKAVVLSSDSEGLGNVLIEALICNTPIVSTNCPGGVSEIMVGELEQYKSELTSDSLAEKMRLVYQNPPEITENMYKKFDLEVVLGKYLGLIG from the coding sequence ATGAAAGGACATATTCTATTTATCATTGACGGATTACCAGGAGGGGGAGCTGAAAACGTTACAATTCGTTTATGTAGCGGCCTGCAACAAAAAGGTTTTGATATTACCTTGCTATCTCTCTCTGATAAGTGTGATTACCCGATCCCAAATCATGTTGAACTAATCATTAATACAGACGAATACAGAGGGCCTTTTAGAAGACAGACTGAAATTGTTCGTAGAGCTAAATCTATGGATAAAATTTTGTCAAAAGTCTTTCTTCAAAAAGGTAAACCAGTGTTAGTGATATCTAACTTACATAAAACGGATCGTATTGTTGCGAAATCTAAAACATTGGCAAACTTAAATGTATGGTTTTGTATTCATGGTATATTTTCAAAATCGTATCTTGAAAACAAAACGGGATTATCTCGTTGGATTAAGAAATGGAAAATTCGGCAAGTTTATCGAAACCGTAACTTGATTTGTGTTTCTGATGCTGTTGGATTGGATTTGAAAGAAAACTTATCGTTGGCTCCCAGAAACATGGTCACGATTTACAATCCATTCAATCTTACTGAAATTAAAACGCATTCTTTGGAAAATAACCCTTATTCCGGCGAAAATTATTTTCTTCATCTTGGGCGTTTCCACAGCGTAAAACGCCATGATCGCTTGCTGGAAGCTTTTGCCATGGCTGCTCTCCCTTGTAAGTTGTTAATTGCAGGTCAAGGTGATGAAAACACAGTCAGGATAATAAAACAAAAAATTGCGGAACTTGGCTTGCAATCTAAAGTTTTCCTAATTGGCTTCTTAGCGAACCCATTACCGATAATACGGGAGGCTAAAGCTGTTGTATTAAGTTCAGATAGCGAAGGTCTAGGCAATGTTTTGATTGAGGCTTTGATTTGTAATACTCCGATTGTCAGCACGAATTGCCCTGGTGGAGTCAGCGAGATTATGGTGGGTGAATTGGAACAATATAAATCTGAGTTGACCTCTGACTCGTTAGCGGAAAAAATGCGACTTGTTTACCAAAATCCTCCGGAAATCACGGAAAATATGTATAAGAAATTCGACTTGGAAGTTGTGCTTGGTAAGTATTTAGGTTTGATAGGATAA
- a CDS encoding glycosyltransferase family 2 protein, whose amino-acid sequence MKPILSIIVTAHNFEYFISNCLISIKKCIKNYSGHEVEVVLIDDKSIDNTSNIMIEFANSEKEFKYIRTEFGNIGKVRNFAIKNSRGEYITFIDGDDTLPQFDIHKLIDFLMSNKVDILISKINDVNNKSDYVEQSIFSTPTKLTKHKAIQTFLIHKKFQAHLCSKFFNKNLFNNIEIPEVSCYEDALIFPDILIKSENIFITNTVFYNYIKRSDSLSNKITRQKADIMADVILYMNDKFDDRYHNLVASHAIEHLFKNEELLSHEKKIDLKNIIKKTSKISYFLDPKVRLSFKKKLLKL is encoded by the coding sequence ATGAAACCTATATTATCTATTATTGTCACTGCACATAATTTTGAGTATTTTATATCAAATTGTTTAATTAGTATAAAAAAATGTATTAAAAATTACTCTGGACACGAAGTTGAAGTCGTATTGATTGACGATAAATCAATCGATAATACATCTAATATAATGATAGAATTTGCAAATTCAGAAAAAGAATTCAAATATATTAGAACTGAATTTGGAAATATTGGAAAAGTACGGAATTTTGCTATAAAAAATAGCAGAGGCGAATATATAACATTTATTGATGGTGATGATACCTTACCTCAATTTGATATACATAAACTCATTGATTTTCTGATGTCTAATAAAGTTGATATATTAATTTCAAAAATAAACGACGTAAACAATAAATCTGATTATGTTGAACAATCAATTTTTTCAACTCCGACAAAATTAACGAAACACAAAGCAATACAAACATTTTTAATTCACAAAAAATTCCAGGCACACCTATGTAGTAAGTTTTTTAATAAAAATTTATTTAATAATATTGAAATACCCGAAGTTTCTTGTTATGAAGATGCATTAATTTTCCCAGATATTTTAATAAAAAGTGAAAATATATTTATAACAAATACTGTATTTTATAATTATATAAAACGTAGTGATAGCTTATCAAATAAGATTACTCGTCAGAAGGCTGATATTATGGCTGATGTAATTCTGTATATGAATGATAAATTTGATGACAGATACCATAATCTTGTTGCGAGTCACGCCATTGAACATCTTTTTAAAAATGAAGAATTATTATCTCATGAAAAAAAAATAGATCTAAAAAATATAATAAAGAAAACCAGTAAAATTTCATATTTCTTAGATCCCAAAGTAAGGCTTAGTTTTAAGAAAAAGTTATTAAAATTATAA
- a CDS encoding glycosyltransferase family 4 protein, with amino-acid sequence MKPMRLAIVRQKYRPDGGAERFISRALEALDNDSLDLNVITRSWEGSRNPNWHVHLVNPFKWDRISREKRFAEAAIRIWQREKFDIVQSHERIAGCDVYRAGDGVHRRWLQQRARILPSWKSKLLFASRYHRYVMDAEKRMYFSPELKKVICNSEMVKREVMEDFGLPDEKISVIYNAIDQSQFFPVGETERIALRQKYAIPVQAKCFVYVGSGFERKGLKAAIEAISMTDAYLVVIGQDKEEDKYKQLANSLGCHKQVRFFGVQKKTLPFYQIADGLLLPTLYDPFPNVILEAMACGLPVITSDTCGGAEFIVSGENGFVCDALDISALAESISSVPAEHLTSKISKLSKEKIVNYTPLYLSQQLTELYSKVLSR; translated from the coding sequence ATGAAACCTATGCGCCTTGCCATTGTCCGGCAAAAATATCGGCCTGATGGAGGTGCTGAACGTTTTATTTCCAGAGCACTTGAAGCCTTAGATAATGATAGCTTGGACTTGAACGTCATTACTCGCTCTTGGGAAGGGAGTCGTAATCCTAATTGGCACGTGCATTTGGTCAATCCTTTTAAATGGGATCGGATTAGTCGAGAGAAGCGATTTGCCGAGGCCGCCATCCGTATTTGGCAAAGAGAGAAATTCGATATTGTTCAAAGTCATGAACGAATTGCCGGATGTGATGTGTATCGGGCGGGGGATGGTGTCCATCGACGTTGGTTGCAGCAAAGAGCACGTATCTTACCATCTTGGAAAAGCAAATTGCTTTTTGCCAGCCGCTATCATCGTTATGTTATGGATGCTGAGAAAAGGATGTATTTCTCCCCTGAATTAAAAAAAGTGATTTGCAACTCTGAGATGGTTAAGCGTGAGGTAATGGAAGATTTTGGTCTTCCTGATGAAAAAATTTCTGTTATCTATAATGCCATTGACCAGTCACAATTTTTTCCTGTCGGGGAAACTGAACGGATCGCGTTACGGCAGAAATATGCTATTCCTGTACAGGCAAAATGTTTTGTCTATGTAGGCTCAGGTTTTGAAAGAAAAGGATTAAAAGCTGCAATAGAAGCTATCAGCATGACAGATGCTTATCTGGTTGTGATCGGACAAGATAAAGAAGAAGATAAATATAAGCAGTTAGCCAACTCACTTGGTTGTCATAAACAAGTTCGATTTTTTGGCGTACAAAAAAAGACACTGCCATTTTATCAAATAGCGGATGGTTTATTATTACCAACGCTATATGATCCTTTCCCGAACGTTATTTTGGAAGCAATGGCATGTGGCTTACCTGTCATAACAAGTGATACTTGTGGAGGAGCTGAATTCATTGTTTCAGGAGAGAACGGCTTTGTGTGCGATGCTCTGGATATTTCAGCTTTAGCGGAATCTATTTCTTCAGTGCCTGCGGAACATTTAACCAGTAAGATCTCAAAGTTATCAAAAGAGAAAATAGTGAACTATACTCCCCTTTATTTATCTCAGCAGCTTACGGAACTGTATAGCAAGGTGCTTTCCCGATGA
- a CDS encoding GNAT family N-acetyltransferase gives MMKIKTLLSGWKECSFEQYKEAHALFGGCTSTHPNIVSFLDRHLAGQFCFYIKKTEFGIKGACFSLKNKKLIEEMQTRYPISYDELVFPIAADAKVFLPVKSKRLSPIHKNNFINTSFNSRLNKRKVCLIKDSFSYKTRRNRSNEINKFKRAGGEIRSSNEFSVEELVNIYIDLYQKRWNYCHSEEQKKHLLEIYTELREHIFGSVLLINGKPCAYDFVLWANSPKWISFDAINGGYDPEYAHLSVGSILMWVNTQEAKALCQQADKIMRYSLGNPTFEYKNRWCEILPLGKVLF, from the coding sequence ATGATGAAAATAAAAACACTCCTTTCAGGATGGAAAGAATGCAGTTTTGAACAGTATAAAGAAGCTCATGCTCTTTTTGGGGGATGTACATCAACGCATCCCAATATTGTATCTTTTTTGGATAGGCACCTTGCTGGGCAGTTTTGCTTTTATATCAAAAAAACAGAATTTGGAATTAAAGGTGCTTGTTTTTCCTTAAAAAACAAAAAATTAATTGAAGAAATGCAAACTAGATACCCAATTTCATATGATGAGCTTGTTTTCCCTATTGCCGCAGACGCAAAAGTATTTTTACCTGTAAAATCAAAAAGATTATCTCCAATTCATAAAAATAATTTTATCAATACCAGTTTCAACTCCCGATTGAACAAACGAAAAGTTTGCCTAATCAAAGACAGTTTTTCTTACAAAACCCGCCGTAATCGCAGTAATGAAATTAATAAATTCAAACGTGCGGGGGGCGAAATTCGTTCCTCAAATGAGTTCAGTGTAGAAGAATTGGTGAATATTTATATCGATTTGTATCAGAAACGTTGGAATTATTGCCATTCTGAGGAGCAAAAAAAACACTTGCTTGAAATATATACTGAGCTTCGTGAGCATATATTTGGCAGTGTGTTACTGATTAATGGCAAACCATGTGCCTACGATTTTGTTCTGTGGGCGAATAGTCCTAAATGGATCTCCTTTGATGCCATTAATGGGGGCTATGATCCTGAATATGCACATCTTAGTGTTGGTAGTATCTTGATGTGGGTGAATACCCAAGAAGCAAAAGCACTGTGTCAACAGGCAGACAAAATTATGCGTTACTCACTGGGTAATCCTACATTTGAATATAAAAATCGCTGGTGTGAAATATTGCCATTAGGCAAAGTGCTTTTTTAA
- a CDS encoding polysaccharide deacetylase family protein encodes MTQPAFIITIDTEGDNLWQNSEHISTENTRYLPRFQSLCERFGFKPVWLTNYEMAMDDSYIEFAQDVIARNTGEIGMHLHAWNSPPIIPLTDDDMRYKPYLIEYPRDQIKAKIDLMTKLLEDKLQTKMLSHRAGRWAFNEYYAQLLVEYGYQVDCSVTPKINWQLTKGNPNGNGGTDYSHFPARAYFMDLQDIAKEGDSSLLQVPMSIQYKHSAMMNFVKQKYDRLRGKQRSPSVNWLRPKGGNLAQMKTVIQQTLANGSDYVEFMLHSSEFMPGGSPTFKNEEQIEQLYRDLEGLFEFLQPLVKGMTLEEYYSQKRLGILN; translated from the coding sequence ATGACACAACCTGCATTCATCATCACAATTGATACTGAAGGTGATAACCTTTGGCAAAACAGTGAGCATATTTCTACCGAAAATACACGTTATCTACCACGGTTTCAGAGTTTATGTGAGCGTTTCGGATTCAAACCTGTTTGGCTGACTAACTATGAGATGGCAATGGATGATAGCTATATCGAATTCGCTCAAGACGTGATAGCCAGAAATACGGGTGAAATTGGGATGCATTTGCATGCCTGGAATAGTCCACCCATTATTCCCCTTACTGATGATGATATGCGTTACAAGCCATATCTGATTGAATATCCCAGAGATCAAATTAAAGCCAAAATTGATTTAATGACCAAACTTTTGGAAGATAAGCTCCAGACTAAGATGTTGAGCCATCGTGCTGGTCGTTGGGCATTTAACGAATATTATGCACAATTGCTGGTTGAGTATGGATATCAGGTAGATTGCTCTGTTACCCCAAAAATTAATTGGCAGTTGACCAAAGGTAATCCTAATGGAAATGGCGGAACAGACTATAGTCATTTTCCTGCTCGTGCTTATTTTATGGATTTGCAGGATATTGCCAAAGAAGGCGATTCTTCGTTATTGCAAGTTCCGATGAGTATTCAATATAAGCACTCTGCGATGATGAACTTCGTTAAGCAGAAATATGATCGATTGAGAGGAAAACAGCGTTCACCATCGGTTAACTGGTTGCGACCAAAAGGTGGGAATTTGGCGCAGATGAAAACAGTTATTCAGCAAACTTTAGCGAATGGCAGTGATTATGTTGAGTTTATGTTACATTCGTCTGAATTTATGCCGGGAGGAAGCCCAACATTTAAGAATGAAGAACAGATTGAACAGCTGTATCGCGATTTGGAAGGATTGTTTGAATTTTTGCAGCCATTGGTGAAAGGAATGACGTTGGAGGAATATTACAGTCAAAAGAGACTGGGAATTTTGAACTAA
- the rfaC gene encoding lipopolysaccharide heptosyltransferase RfaC: MRVLLVKTSSMGDVLHTLPALTDAKQHFPDIEFDWVVEEGFAQIPTWHNAVEKVIPVAIRRWRKNWFSKDIRAERAQFRQQLQQHQYDAIIDAQGLLKSAFLVTRLASGPKHGYDKKSIREPIASVFYDHCHAVSKQQHAVERIRDLFADSLGYKKPSEQGDYAIARHFLREESHNLNNYLVFLHATTRDEKHWPENHWRQLIAHIAPTGLRIKLPWGAGHEHQRALRLAEGFSHVDVLPKLTLAEIAHVLAGAKAVVSVDTGLSHLTAALDRPNITLFGPTDPGLIGGYGKEQHPLKSADNTMEGIMPSEVMLLLGDILKKHFA, translated from the coding sequence ATGCGTGTTTTATTGGTAAAAACCTCTTCAATGGGGGATGTATTACATACTCTGCCGGCATTAACTGATGCGAAACAGCATTTTCCTGATATCGAATTTGATTGGGTGGTGGAAGAAGGATTTGCCCAAATTCCAACCTGGCACAATGCGGTCGAAAAGGTGATCCCCGTGGCGATCCGCCGCTGGCGAAAAAATTGGTTCAGCAAAGATATTCGTGCAGAACGGGCCCAATTCAGGCAACAACTGCAACAGCACCAATATGACGCCATCATTGACGCCCAAGGCCTGTTAAAAAGTGCTTTTTTGGTCACTCGCCTGGCCTCTGGTCCAAAGCATGGTTACGATAAAAAAAGCATCCGTGAACCCATCGCCAGCGTCTTCTACGACCATTGCCATGCTGTCAGCAAACAACAACATGCGGTTGAACGCATTCGGGATTTATTTGCGGATAGTTTGGGCTATAAAAAACCGTCGGAACAAGGTGATTATGCTATCGCCCGCCATTTTTTGCGTGAGGAAAGTCATAACCTGAATAACTATCTGGTTTTCCTCCATGCAACCACGCGCGATGAAAAACATTGGCCTGAAAATCACTGGCGGCAACTTATCGCCCATATCGCACCCACCGGCCTGCGTATCAAACTGCCTTGGGGTGCAGGGCACGAACACCAGCGGGCACTCAGGCTCGCTGAGGGATTTTCTCATGTTGATGTGCTGCCAAAACTGACATTGGCCGAAATCGCACACGTTCTGGCGGGAGCAAAAGCGGTGGTTTCGGTTGATACAGGATTAAGCCATCTTACGGCAGCCCTTGATCGACCCAACATTACGCTATTTGGGCCGACTGATCCGGGTTTGATTGGTGGGTACGGGAAAGAGCAACATCCTCTGAAATCGGCAGATAATACGATGGAGGGGATTATGCCGTCGGAGGTTATGTTGCTCTTGGGCGACATATTAAAAAAGCACTTTGCCTAA
- a CDS encoding ATP-grasp fold amidoligase family protein: protein MNKYLKILRNKLFYHGCGLFPEFVTKSIYKQRLNQQLNLKNPVTFNEKLQWLKLNTYKDNNLVIKCADKFSVRDYVSENGCQEILIPIYASWDKASDIDWSKLPNKFVMKCNHGAGYNIICKDKSNLNIDKTVKKLNNWMKEDYWRKAVELVYRDIPKKIICEKFIETSNGALPYDYKIFCFNGKPKFVMVCTERESEKPKFYFMDENWHLLPYGVDYLDANISKLEKPQNFEKLFDYAMKLAKPFPFVRVDLYLNDGIINFGELTFIHSAGMDRELNNEENKNIDKIMGDLIKLDLNTKKYFKK, encoded by the coding sequence ATGAATAAATATTTAAAAATATTAAGAAATAAATTATTTTACCATGGATGCGGATTATTCCCTGAGTTTGTAACAAAATCAATTTATAAACAAAGATTAAACCAACAACTTAATTTAAAAAATCCAGTTACATTTAATGAAAAACTACAATGGCTAAAGTTAAACACATATAAAGATAATAATCTTGTTATTAAGTGTGCTGATAAGTTCTCAGTCAGAGACTATGTATCAGAAAATGGTTGTCAAGAGATATTGATACCAATATATGCTAGTTGGGATAAAGCTAGTGATATTGATTGGAGTAAATTACCAAATAAGTTTGTTATGAAATGTAATCATGGTGCTGGTTATAATATAATATGTAAAGATAAAAGTAATTTGAATATAGATAAAACAGTAAAAAAACTAAACAACTGGATGAAAGAAGACTATTGGCGTAAAGCTGTAGAATTAGTATATAGAGATATCCCCAAAAAAATAATATGCGAAAAATTCATTGAAACATCAAATGGAGCATTACCTTATGATTATAAGATATTTTGTTTTAATGGAAAACCAAAATTTGTTATGGTTTGCACTGAAAGAGAGTCAGAGAAACCAAAGTTTTATTTCATGGATGAAAACTGGCACCTTTTACCTTATGGAGTAGATTACCTTGATGCTAATATTTCTAAGCTTGAAAAACCCCAAAATTTTGAAAAATTATTTGACTATGCAATGAAGCTAGCAAAACCGTTTCCATTTGTGCGAGTAGATCTATATTTAAATGACGGAATTATAAATTTTGGTGAACTTACCTTTATCCACTCTGCTGGAATGGATAGAGAGTTGAATAATGAAGAGAATAAAAACATTGATAAGATTATGGGAGATCTTATTAAATTAGACTTAAATACCAAAAAATATTTTAAAAAATAA
- a CDS encoding glycosyltransferase family 2 protein has product MNKEQPEISVVMSVFNGEEFLSEAINSILEQSFNNYEFIIIDDASTDKTANILLEFQNKDKRIKIINNTNNMGLAKSLNIAISLAKGKFIARMDADDFSFPDRLKIQYQHMMNYPDTIVCGTAMSIYEEPNNNKTPPLSHDKIISSIIFDCPFYHPTVMMRKDILLKLDPIYPEDYKKAQDYGLWAKLFFMAIDNNHKFINLSDVLLKYRIHPDKNRTHYYSEQRFYAALSQLKIMSTLGIKIDIDNLIKINSSNKLSANEIIELDKILKDSAKKMTLSSSLEYKKNIYDVVISKRFKLYSRAKTNELLGIALKTYSRFLYLTNRKKIKSLL; this is encoded by the coding sequence ATGAACAAAGAACAACCTGAAATATCTGTTGTAATGTCTGTTTTTAATGGAGAAGAGTTTTTATCTGAAGCAATAAATTCAATTTTAGAACAGTCTTTTAATAACTATGAATTTATCATAATTGATGATGCATCCACAGATAAAACTGCTAATATATTATTAGAGTTTCAAAATAAAGATAAAAGAATAAAAATAATAAATAACACTAATAACATGGGTCTTGCTAAGTCCTTGAATATAGCTATATCTTTAGCTAAAGGAAAATTTATCGCTAGAATGGATGCTGATGACTTTTCATTCCCTGATAGGTTAAAAATCCAATACCAACATATGATGAATTATCCAGACACTATCGTATGTGGCACGGCAATGAGTATATATGAAGAACCTAATAATAACAAAACTCCCCCTTTGAGCCATGATAAAATCATATCCAGCATTATATTTGATTGCCCATTTTATCATCCTACTGTGATGATGAGAAAAGATATTTTGTTAAAATTAGACCCCATTTATCCCGAAGATTATAAAAAAGCGCAAGATTATGGCTTATGGGCTAAATTATTTTTTATGGCAATAGACAATAACCACAAGTTTATAAATTTATCTGATGTTTTATTAAAATATAGGATACACCCAGATAAAAATAGAACTCACTATTACAGTGAGCAACGATTTTATGCCGCCTTGTCACAACTTAAAATAATGTCTACTTTAGGCATTAAGATAGATATTGACAATCTTATTAAGATAAATTCTTCTAATAAATTATCAGCAAACGAGATTATTGAATTAGATAAAATTTTAAAAGATTCTGCCAAGAAAATGACCCTTTCATCATCACTTGAATATAAGAAAAATATTTATGATGTTGTGATTTCAAAAAGATTTAAATTATATTCACGAGCCAAAACAAACGAATTGTTAGGTATTGCACTAAAAACATATTCAAGATTTTTATATCTAACTAACAGAAAAAAAATAAAATCATTACTGTAG